The genomic region CGCCTGCTCTCCGCACTTCCGAATCTCAGCCTTTAGGCGGCGATTTTTGGGGGCGCTAATTTAGCGCGCTCACCACTTTCCTGCACGATTTTCTTGTGTTGCCACATGTTTACCATGATGGCCCCCTCATTTTCCCTGCATCAACTGCAGGGGATGCAGCGCGACCGCGCCGCTCTTTTGTCAATAAAAACGATCGGGAAATTCGGTCGTGGCGGCGGGGTGCGCCGGCGCGAGCGGTTCCCCAGACCGGAGACTTCAAACTACATGAGAATATCGTCTGTTGCTGCGGTGGCGGCATGCTTCGGCATGTTCTTCGCCGGGATGGGTATGTCGTATGCAGGGGATGTCGACAAAACCATCAAGACTTCTGCCCTTCCGTCGGTCACCAGAACCACAGGCTATCCGAAACCGGATCTAAAGCTGACAAACGGTTCTCAGTACACGATTCTCATCCAGTCCTACGCCAAGCAATATGGCGTGCCCGCCGGCCTTGCCCACGCGGTCGTGCAGGTCGAAAGCAACTTCAACCCGAATGCGCGCGGCAGCGCCGGCGAGATCGGCCTGATGCAGATCAAGCCCGCCACCGCCCGCATGATGGGCTACTCCGGTTCCGCCAAGGGCCTCTACGACCCGGCAACCAACATCAAGTTCGGCATGCTGTATCTGGCGAAGGCGCAAGAGCTTTCGGACGGCTCAACCTGCGGCACAATTCTGAAATACAATGCCGGCCACGGCGCCAAGCGCATGAATCCGGTGTCGAAGCGCTATTGCGGCAAGGTTCAGAGCATTCTGAACTAAACGTTCAATCGTTGGTTCCGGGGGGGCGGCTCCGTCCCCGAACCGACACATGACTTGCCTCGGACCGATTTCGATCCGAGGCCTAGCCAGACGCGCAAAGGTCGCTGTAGGGCTTTGAGTTTTCTGCATGATTTTGTCCTTAAGTCGGTTTCGATTTAAGGAATCATGCAGTAGCCGGATAGGTCCCGCGTTCCGGCAAACCGTTAATTCCCGAAGGAATTCGGTGCCATTGCTTTTGCGGCATGTTATCCCCGGCGGAGCGAACGATCGGGGAGTGGCATGTCGGAAAGCTTTGATTTCGTCGTCGTCGGCAAGGGCATGATGGGGGCTGCGGCCGCGCGGCATCTGGCCGTTGCGGGTGCAACCGTCGCGCTCATCGGCCCCGACGAGCCGGAAGACTGGGCCAACCACGGTGGCGTTTTCGCCAGCCACTACGACAATGCCCGCATTACCCGCACGATCGACGAAGATCCGGTATGGGCCCGACTCGCCCGCCGCTCGATCGACCGCTACGCGGAGATTGCCGGCGATAGTGGCATTGACTTCTATGCGGAGGTCGGTTGCCTGATCGCGGCACCGGCGCCGGGCGGCGAATTCGACTATTTGGACAAGGTCGGGCGCGCCCGCGACAGGCTCGGCGTCGAGGCGCCGCTAATTTCTGGCGATGATCTCTTAGAGCGCTTCCCTTGGTTCCGTTTCCCACACGGCTATGGCGGTATCCATGAGGGGCGCGGCGCGGGCCACATTAACCCCCGGGCGCTGGTGCGGGCGCAGACGCTGCTTGCCGAAAGATCGGGTGCGCGGGTCATCCGTTCCGAAGTGATTTCCGTCGATGAGCGTTCGGATCACATCGCCATTGCGACCGCCGACGGCCAAACATTTCGCGCAGGGCGCGTCCTCATCGCGGCCGGCGGCTTCTCGCTGTCGAAGGCGCTGCTGCCCCGGCCGATCGATCTTGTCGTGAAGGCGCGCACTGTGCTTTTCGCCGAGGTTGGTGTCGAAGATCTCGCCGGCTTCGAGGGCATGCCGTCGCTGATTTGCGCGGCTCCGCAGCAGGAGCGAAGCTACTATTTGCTGCCGCCGGTTGCCTATGCGGACGGCAAACACTACATCAAGGTTGGCGGCGACCCGACCGACCGGGTGCTTGCCAGCGAACCGGCGGTGAGGGAATGGTTCCGCGCTGGCGGCAGCAAAGCGGCAGCCGATCATATGCATGACCTGCTGGCCGAAGTGATGCCGGGCTTCCAGCCTGTTTCGACGCATTTTGCGCCATGCGTCACGTCGTTCACGCGGCACGGCTATCCCTATATCGGTTTTGCCAGCGATCGCCTCGCTGTCGTCACCGGCGGTAACGGACAGGCCGCCAAGAGTTCTGACGAGATCGGCCGGCTCGGTGCCGTGCTCGTCTTGAACGGGCACCTCGATGCCCCTGAATACGAGACCGATTTTGCGGTTTCGTACCGCTGACCGATCCGCGCAAGCGAAGATGAAATATTCGATTTCTCTGGCGCTTGCCGTTTCGGTCGGTTAATGACCCCTCTGCCAGTTGGCCGGGCAGCCGCGCCCCGCAAGTGCCGAAAGGCCGCGGGGGGAGGAAAGTCCGGGCTCCACGGAAACACGGTGCCGGATAACGTCCGGCGGGGGCGACCCCAGGGAAAGTGCCACAGAAAGCAAACCGCTTCGCTTCGCGGAGTAAGGGTGAAAGGGTGGGGTAAGAGCCCACCGCGGACATGGCAACATGGACGGCACGGCAAACCCCACCGGGAGCAAGACCGAATAGGGATGACACGGGCGCGCAAGCGTCCAGCCGGTTTCCAGGCGCGTCATCCGGGTGGGTTGCAAGAGGCTGCGCGCAAGCGCAGTCCCAGATGAATGGCTGCCACGTCCCGTTCCTTCGGGGGCGGGGCCATACAGAACCCGGCTTACAGGCCAACTGGCGATTTTTCTTCTCCTGCTGCTCGCAGCCGCATTTCGAGCGGAACCGCCTTTTCTCAAACGAATCAGCAGCCGAAAGTTCCCGCGACCAATGCTGCCGTAGGGCGGTTTCGCGCGGGATTCCAAGGGATTAGGGTCCCGGTCGTAACTCTTTGTTAAACTTAACAACCTATCAATATTTGATCATCCGCGAGGCTTATTACGAGCCTCTCCCATTGACGCCCATATGGTCCCATGTTATCCCATAATGGTACTGCGCAAGGGCCGCGTCGTGGCCCATCATCGCAAAATTCCAAGGTTCCTTCCTCGGAAGGGTCAGGCGGGCATGCTTGTGTCCGGCGGGGATATTTTGCGCGCGCAGGCAGGTGTTCGCGCGGGCCAATGATCGTGGCCCGTCAGTCGGAGGCGGCCGTTTCGCGTCATGAACCGCTTCTTGTCACATGCTACGAACCGGATCGATGCAAAGGGGCGGGTGTCCGTGCCTTCGGCGTTCCGCGCCGTGCTTTCGGATGGGGGCGTCCGGGAGTTATACTGTTTTCAGGACTTCGTTTTTCCGGCGATCAGCGTCGGTGGGCCGGAGCTTCTGGACCGGTTCGAGAAGCAGATGGCGGCAGAGGATCCGTTTTCGGATGCCGCCAACCAGATGTCGCTCCTCGTTCATGGGGGCGGCGTCTTTGTGAAGCTCGACCCGGAGGGCCGGTTGATGGTGACGGATTTCATTCGCGACTTCACCGGCATCTCGACCGACGTGACTTTCGTCGGACGGGGCGATCATTTTCAGCTCTGGGAGCCGCAGGCGTTTACGAGGGCGCAGGCGGAGGCCCGGGAAGGGCGCAAGCAACGGGGGTTGCGTCCGGAATAGAATGGAGAGGCGGAATGATGACGGATCAAAGCGGCGGAGATTTTGAAGCCGACGGCGGACCGGTTCGTCACATTCCCGTCCTCCTGAGCGAAGTGCTCGCCGCCCTCGATCCCGCACCGGGCAAGGTCATTCTCGACGGCACGTTTGGTGCCGGCGGCTACACGTCCGCCATCCTGAAGGCCGGTGCCGACGTGATCGCGCTCGACCGCGATCCGACGGCGATTGCCGCCGGTCAACCTCTTGTCGCTGCCTCCGAAGGGCGGCTCAAGCTCGTTCATGCCCGCTTTTCCGAACTCGCCGAACATGCGCCGGCAGGTGGCCTCGACGGCGTCGTGCTGGATATCGGGGTTTCCTCGATGCAGATCGATGAGGCCGAGCGGGGCTTTTCTTTCCAGAAGAAAGGGCCTCTCGACATGCGCATGTCGGCCGCCGGGGTCTCTGCCGCCGATGTCGTCAACCGCGCCAAGGTCTCCGATCTCATCCGCATCTTCGGCTTCCTCGGCGAGGAGAAGCAGGCGGGCCGCATCGCCCGCGCCATTGAGAAGCGCCGCGCCGAGGCGCCGTTCGAAACGACGCGTGACCTCGCCAACCTCATCGAGACGGTGACGCCGCGCAAGGCCAAGGACAAGATTCATCCCGCGACCCGCGTCTTCCAGGCGCTTCGCATCTTCGTCAACGACGAACTCGGGGAGCTCGCCAATGCGCTTTTCGCGGCCGAACGGGTGCTGAAGCCCGGCGGGCGCCTTGTCGTCGTCACCTTCCATTCTCTCGAAGACAGGATCGTCAAGACGTTCTTCCAGGACCGATCCGGTAAGGCGGCCGGATCCCGCCACCTGCCGATGGTCGCTGCCCGCGCCGCAACCTTCACGCCAGTTGGTAAGCCTATGATTGCGGCCAGCGAGGAAGAAGCGTCCCGCAATCCGCGCGCCCGGTCTGCCAAGCTCAGAGCCGGCATCCGCACGGAGGCCCCGTCGCCGGGAGACGATCTGTCCATTTTCAATCTGCCGGAACTGGCGAGCCTTGCGAAACTGGGGGGCTAAGAGAAGATGCTGCGAACGCTCGACATTGTCCTGATCGTCGTCATGACGGCAGCCGCTACGGTCACCTACACGATCAAGCATCAGGCCGAGAACAAGCGCGAAGAAGTTCGCCGGCTCGACGCCGCCATCAAGCTCGAGGAAGACACGATCGATCTCTTGAGGGCGGATTGGGCGCTGCTGACCCAGCCGAACCGGCTCGAGCGCCTCGTGGCCGCTTTCGCCGCCGACCTGCAACTCGCACCGACCCCCTCGACGCAACTTGCGCGTCCCGAGGAGCTTCCGATGCTGAAAGCGGATCTGCCGCAGCCGGAAGACGACAAGCCAGCTGAAGACGGTATCGCCGCCGTCATCAAAACAGATGGTATCGCAACAGGATCGGTGGCGCGCTGATGTCGTTTCTCTCCCGTATCATGGTGCTGAAGAGCAAGGCGCATTTCTCGGCAGGCGGCAACAACCGCCCGTCCGACGGGGTCAACGTCACGATCCAGGGAGCACGCAAGAGGAGCGCCAGCCAGGCCAAGAACCGGGTGGCGATCGTCATTGCCAGCTTCGGCATCGTCTATGCGGTGATCGGAGGGCGGCTCGTGCAGTACGGCATGGCGCAGCCGGAAACCGTTTCCTCGATCGGGCCGGCCGACAGTTTGATGGCTTCGCGCCCCGACATTCTCGATCGCAACGGCGAAATCCTCGCAACCGATATCCGCACCGTGTCGCTCTATGCCGAGCCGCACAAGATCGTCGACGCCGACGAAGCGGTGGAGCGCCTGGCGACGGTTCTGCCCGATCTCAACGCCCGCGAGATCTACAACAAGCTCAAGTCGAAATCGCGCTTCCAATGGCTGCGCCGGCAACTGACGCCGAAGCAGCAGAGTGAAATCCTGGCGCTCGGCATTCCCGGCGTCGGCTTCCGCCCGGAAAAGCGGCGCTTCTATCCCGGTGGTCCGACCGCCGCCCATATCCTCGGTCACGTCAATATCGACAACCGCGGCGTTGCCGGCATGGAGCGCTACATCGACGGCCAAGGCCTTGCCGACCTGGCGGCGATCGGGATGACCAGCGATGCGAAACTCGAGCCGGTCAAGCTTTCGATCGATGTCCGCGTCCAGAACATCGTGCGTGACGTCATCGACGCCGGCATGAAGAATTTCCAGGCGATTGCCGCCGGTGCGGTGGTGCTCGACGTCAATACCGGTGAAGTGCTGGCGATGGCTTCGGTTCCGGACTACGACCCGAACAAGCCGGTGGAAGGCGCCGAGGAAGGCTGGATGAACCGCATGTCGAACGGCACGTTCGAGATGGGGTCAACCTTCAAGACCTTCACGATCGCGATGGGGCTCGACTCCGGCAAGGTGACACTCAACGACAGTTTCGACGCTACGGCACCAATCCGCATCGGCGGCTTCACCATCAAGGATTTTCACGGCAAGCGCCGCGTGCTGACCGTTCCGGAGATCTTCCAGTATTCCTCCAACATCGGGACAGCCAAAATCGCCGATCTGGTTGGAATTCCCGGGCACAAGGAATTCCTGACGCGCATCGGGCTCTTGTCGAAGCTGCCGACGGAGCTTCCGGAGGTCAAGACACCTAGCCAGCCGCGCGAATGGAAGAAGATCAATTCGATCACCATCTCCTTCGGTCACGGCGTCTCTACGACGCCGTTGCAGACGGCGGTCGCCGGAGCGGCGCTGGTCAATGGCGGCAAGCTCATCCCGCCGACCTTCCTGCCGCGGACTGAGGAACAGGCAAACGAGCTTGCGACAGCGGTCGTCAAGAAGAGCACCAGCGAAGACATGCGTTTCCTGCTTCGCTGGAACGGTATCGCGGGTTCCGGCAAGCGGGCGCTCGTTCCCGGCTTCAACGTCGGCGGCAAGACCGGCACGGCCGACAAGGTGGTCAACGGTCGTTACGCAAGTGACCTGAACTTTAACGCCTTTCTCGCCGCCTTCCCGATCGACAATCCCAAATACATCGTGCTGACCTTCATCGATGCGCCGAAGACCGGCGAAGGTGGCGGGCGGACCGCGGGCTCCAACGCAGCGCCCATGGTGCGTGACATCATCAGCCGCTCCGCGCCGCTTCTGGGAGTCGAACCGAAATTTGGTGAAGACGGTTCTGCCTTGCTTGTGTCTTATTGACCGTGAAATGAGAATGCGGACGATTCGTCATCAGCGGATCGAAATTGATGCGAGACATGCAGTTCATGAAGATCAAGGACCTGGCGGGAGCAGCTTTCCCGGAACTTTCGGCGCAACTGAAGGGCGTTTCCTCGGATATCGAGATCGCCGGCATTACGGCCGATAGCCGACAGGTAAAGCCGGGCGATCTTTTCGTCGCTGTCGCCGGGACGAAGGCGAATGGTGCCGCCTATATCGCCGACGCGCTTTCGCGTGGCGCCGCGGCCGTGGTCACCGCGGCTGGCGCGGCTGCTGAAGCCGGCGCGCCAGTATTCGGGCTTTCGGAGCCGCGCCGTTTCCTGGCGAAGGCTGCAGCCGCCTTCTATGGCCGCCAACCGGAGACCATGGTGGCGGTGACCGGCACGGCGGGCAAGACCTCCGTCGCTTCCTTCACCCGCCAGATCTGGGCCCATTCGGGCCTTGCTGCCGCGATGATCGGAACGACCGGCGTCGTGGCGCCGGGCCGCAACGACTATGGATCGCTGACCACCCCGGACCCGGTTTCGCTGCACAAGCTGCTTAAAGAACTCGCCGATGCCGGCGTGACCCACGCGGCGATGGAAGCCTCCAGCCACGGCCTCGACCAGAGCCGTCTCGACGGCGTTCGGCTTGCCGCCGCAGCCTTCACCAATCTTGGCCGCGACCACATGGATTATCATCCCACGGTCGAGCATTACATGGCCTCGAAGATGCGCCTCTTCTCCAACCTCCTGCCCAAGGGCGCGCCGGCGGTGATCTTCGCCGACGACCAATGGTCGGACCAGGCGATCGCCGCCGCCCGCAAAGCCGGCCAGGATGTGCGCACCGTCGGACGCAAGGGCGAATTCATCACGTTGAAACGCGTCGAGCACTTCCGCCACAAGCAGTCGGCCGAGGTACATATCGGCGACGATATCTTTGAAATCCACGTGCCGCTTGCCGGCGACTTCCAGATCGCCAATGCGCTGGTTGCCGCCGGCCTTGCCATGTCCACCGGCATCAGCGCCAAGGCGGCCTTTTCGGCGCTCGAGAAATTGCAGGGCGCGTCCGGGCGCCTAGAGCTCGTCGGGCACACGAAGGACGGCGCGCTCGCCTATGTGGATTATGCGCACAAGCCGGATGCGCTTGAGAACGTCTTGGCCTCGGTTCGTCCTTTCACCACCGGCCGGATCATTATTGTGTTCGGCTGCGGCGGCGACCGCGACAAGGGCAAGCGGCCGATCATGGGCGAGATCGCCACGCGGCTTGCCGATGTGGTCATCGTCACCGACGACAACCCGCGTTCGGAAGTGCCGGAGGTCATCCGCGCCGAGATCATGGCCGCGGCCAAGGGCGCGACCGAAATCGGCGACCGCGCCGTGGCGATCCGCACGGCGGTCAGGATGCTGAAAAGCGGCGACACGCTGATCGTCGCAGGCAAGGGACATGAGGAAGGGCAGACGATCGGTTCCGTGACGCTGCCGTTCTCGGACCACGAGGAAGTACGCAAGGCATTGGGAGGGCTATGACTTGACCTGGCTCTGGACAAGCAGCGATCTTCTGGCTGCGATGAACGGCCGTCCGGTCGGAAATCTGCCAGAGGGCATTGCCGGCATCTCGATCGACAGCCGAACCATAAACAAGGACGAGGCGTTTTTCGCGATCAAGGGCGATCGCGTCGATGGCCACGACTATGCCGGGATCGCCCTTGCCAACGGAGCTTCCCTTCTTGTCGTCAGCGAGAGCAAGATTCCTGCTCTCGGTCGGTTGATCGCGCCGATGATCGTCGTCGATGACGTGCTGGAGGCATTGATCCGCCTCGGCTGCGCCGCACGCGATCGCAGCGCGGCAAAGGTTATCGCCGTCACCGGATCGGTCGGAAAGACCACGACGAAGGAGATGCTGCGACATGTGCTATCCCCGCTCGGCCGCGTGCACGCCTCCGTTGCCTCCTTCAACAATCACTGGGGTGTGCCGCTGACCCTTGCGCGGATGCCGGAAGCGACCGACTTCGGCATTTTCGAGATCGGCATGAATCACCCGGGCGAGATCCGGCCGCTGACGAAGATGGTTCGCCCGCACGTGGCAGTAGTCACCAGCATCGCTCCGGCCCATCTCGGCAATTTCGAGAGCCTCGACGAGATCGCAGCGGCGAAGGCCGAGATCTTCGAGGGTGTCGTCAAGGGCGGCCACGCTGTTCTCAACCTCGACAGCCCCCAATGCACCCTTCTCGAGCGGGCCGCCGGCGTCGCCGGTGTGAGCTACATCCATTCCTTCGGCGCCAATCCGAAAGCCGAGTTCCGGCTGGTCGAATTCGCTGGTCGATCGGAAGGATCGGTGCTTTGGGCGGGGATCGGCGGCAGGACGCTTGAAATCGCGATCGGCGCTCCAGGGCGCCATATCGCCGAGAACGCACTGGCTGTCATCGCGGCGGCGAAGCTTGCAGGCGCTGATCTCGATCAGGTCCTGGCCTCGCTTGCGACCATGCGGCCGGAAAAGGGCAGGGGACTGCAGCACCGTCTGAAAGTCGGCGCGGGCCAGCTGACGCTCATCGACGAAAGTTACAATGCCAACCCGGCCTCGATGCGCGCCGCTATCTCGCTGCTGCGCGACGCCGAGCCACCTGTTGGCGGACGCCGGATCGCAATCCTCGGTGACATGCTGGAGATGGGCGAGCACGCGGCCGATGTTCATGCTGCTCTTGCGAAACCGATCGTCGAGGCCGGAATTGCGGACGTGTGGCTCACCGGGCCCGAGATGGCGCATCTGCGCGACGCTCTGCCGCCAGAGGTTTCGATCGTCTATCGCGAGTCGGTCGACGATCTCACGGACTATGCACTCGCAGCGGTTGCCGCCGGCGATGTGGTGATGGTCAAGTCGTCGAAGGGAACCGGCTGCGGGCGGATCGTTCAGGCGCTTCTAAACGCCTATCCGGAAGACGCGGCGAGGGGCGGTGAAGTATAGCGTTGCCACCACTGCATGTGGTGGATACCGCGCTCGGCCAGGGGATATGGCCTAACATAGTCGACCACAAGTGGGTAACGTCTATCAGACGATTCTGTTGGACGATGTCCGATTCTAAACCTTTGGGGAAAGGTCCCTTATGCTGATCTGGCTCGTGGAACTGGCGGACCACTTTCAATTCTTCAATCTCTTTCGCTACATCACCTTCCGCACGGGTGCAGCTCTCTTCACTTCCGCCCTGATCGTCTTCCTGTTCGGCCCGGCGATGATCGCATCGCTTCGCATCCGCCAGGGCAAGGGCCAGCCGATCCGCGCCGATGGTCCGCAGACCCACTTCAAGAAGGCTGGTACGCCGACCATGGGCGGCCTGATGATCCTCGCCGGTATCGTCGTCTCGTCGCTGCTGTGGGCCGATCTTTCGAGCGTCTATGTCGTTTCGACCCTCCTGGTGACGCTGGGCTTCGGCGCGATCGGCTTCTACGACGACTATCTCAAGGTGACCAAGCAGTCGGACAAGGGCTTTTCAGGCAAGGCGCGTCTTGGCATTGAATTCGTGATCGCGGCGATCGCCGTCTTCTTCATGATGCAGGCGGCGCTTTCGGCGGGGACCGCCGGCTCCACCTTCGGTTCTTCGGTGACTTTCCCCTTCTTCAAGGACCTGATGCTCAATCTCGGCTATTTCTTCGTGCTTTTCGGCGGTTTCGTCATCGTCGGTGCGGGCAATGCCGTGAACCTGACGGACGGTCTCGACGGCCTTGCCATCGTGCCGGTGATGATCGCGTCGGCTGCCTTCGGGCTCATCGCCTATCTCGCCGGTAACGCCGTCTTCGCCAACTATCTGCAGATCCATTTCGTGCCCGGCACCGGCGAACTCGCCGTGATCCTCGGCGCCGTCATCGGCGCGGGCCTCGGCTTCCTCTGGTTCAACGCACCGCCCGCCGCGATCTTCATGGGCGATACGGGCTCGCTGGCGCTCGGCGGCCTCATCGGCACGGTTGCCGTTGCCACGAAGCACGAAGTCGTGATGATCATCGTCGGCGGTCTCTTCGTCATGGAGACGCTGTCCGTGATCATCCAGGTCTTCTGGTTCAAGCGCACCGGCCGCCGGGTGTTCCTCATGGCGCCGATTCACCATCACTTCGAAAAGAAGGGCTGGACGGAAAGCCAGGTGGTGATCCGCTTCTGGATCATCGCCGTCATCCTCGCGATGATCGGCCTATCGACGCTGAAGCTCAGGTAATGCGCGATGATTCCGGTCACCACATTCAAGGACAAGAAGGTCGCACTCTTCGGGCTCGGCGGTTCCGGTCTCGCAACGGCGCAAGCGCTGGTCGCGGGCGGGGCGGAGGTCGTCGCCTGGGACGACAATCCGGACAGCGTCGCCAAGGCTGCGGCCGCGAGGCTTTCGACGGCCGATTTGCGCAGCGTCGACTGGTCTGCCTTCGCCACCTTCGTGCTCTCTCCCGGCGTGCCGCTGACGCATCCGAAGCCGCATTGGACAGTCGATCTCGCCCGCCAGGCCGGCGTCGAGATCATCGGCGACGTAGAACTGTTCGTGCGTGAACGTCGGGCGTATGCTCCCGATTGCCCCTTCATCGCCATCACCGGCACCAACGGCAAGTCGACCACGACGGCGCTGATCGCCCATATCCTGAGAGAAAGCGGGCGGGACACCCAGCTTGGCGGCAATATCGGCACTGCGGTGCTGACGCTCGATCCGCCGAAGGCCGGGCGCTTCTACGTGGTGGAATGCTCCTCCTATCAGATCGATCTTGCGCCGACGCTTGAGTCCACGGCCGGCGTCCTGCTCAATCTCACGCCGGACCATTTGGACCGTCACGGCACGATGCAGCACTATGCCAATATCAAGGAACGGCTGGTGGCTGGAAGCGGCACGGCGATCGTTGGCGTCGACGACAGCTTCTCGAGCCTGATCGCCGACCGGGTGGAGCGCGCCGGAACCAAGGTCGTGCGCATTTCGCGTCGGAATGTGCTTGGCAACGGATTTTACGCCGAAGGCTCGCAACTGATGCGCGCGAGCGGCGGCACGTCTTCGCTGTTCACCGACCTTGAAGGCATCCAGACACTGCGCGGCGGGCATAATGCTCAGAATGCGGCCGCCGCGATTGCCGCTTGCCTCGCGGTCGGCGTCGCCGAGAAGGACATCGTCGATGGGCTTCGCAGCTTCCCGGGGCTGAAACACCGGATGCAGCCGGTCGGGAAGAAAGGTGACGTCGTCTTCGTCAACGACAGCAAGGCGACCAATGCGGAAGCTGCGGCGCCAGCGCTGTCGAGCTACGATCGGATTTACTGGATCGCCGGCGGTCTGCCGAAGGAGGGCGGCATCACGTCGCTGGCGCCGTTCTTCCCGAAGATCGTCAAGGCCTATCTGATCGGTGAGGCTGCACCGGCGTTCGCAGCGACGCTCGGCGAGGCCGTGCCCTTTGAGATTTCCGGAACGCTGGAGAAGGCGGTCGCCCATGCGGCGGCGGATGCGGCACGGGACGAGGGAGGGCCTTCGGCCGTAATGCTCTCCCCGGCTTGCGCAAGCTTCGACCAGTACAAGAATTTCGAGGTGCGTGGAGATGCCTTTGTCGGGCATGTGGCGGCACTCGAAGGCGTGACCATGCTCGTCTGACGAGCGGAGTCGGGCCTGAACGATAGACGTTGGCGCAGACCTGCGCCGAAAAAGGGGACAGACAGATGGTAAGCCGAGCCGAACGTGGCCCCGTGGCCGACTGGTTCTGGACGATCGACAGGTTTTTTCTGGCGACCTTCATCCTCCTGATGGGCGTCGGCTTCATGCTGTCCTTCGCGGCGAGCCCGCCGGTTGCCGAACGGCTCGGCCTCGACAGCTTCCACTTCGTCAAGCGTCACGCGCTCTTCCTCTTGCCGTCGCTCGCAGTGATGGTCGGCATCTCCTTCCTTTCGCCACGCCAGGTCAGGCGCACAGCGATCATCCTGCTCGGCATCTCGCTCGGGATGATGGTGCTGGTTCTCTTCGTCGGTCAGGAGGTCAAGGGCTCGCTGCGCTGGATATCGATCGCCGGCATCTCGATTCAGCCCTCGGAGTTCATGAAACCGGCCTTCGTGGTCGTCTGCGCCTGGCTTTTCTCCGAGCACGCACGGCAGCCGGAAATCCCAGGCAATCTTTTCGCCATCCTGCTGTTCGGCATCGTCGGTGCGCTTCTTGTCGCCCAGCCGGACCTTGGCCAGACCATCCTGACCACGGCGGTCTGGGGGGGCATGTTCTTCATGGCCGGCATGCCGTGGCTCTGGATCATCGTGCTTGCGGGCGCCGCGGTCGGCGGTTTCTTCGTCGCCTATACCATGCTGCCGCACGTCGCCGGCCGTATCGACCGGTTCCTGACCGGCGAGGGCGATACCTTCCAGGTGGACACGGCCCGTGAAGCGATCATTCGCGGCGACTGGTTGGGCCGCGGCCCGGGAGAGGGCGTCGTCAAGCGCATCATTCCCGACAGCCACACCGACTTCGTCTTTTCCGTCGCGGCGGAAGAGTTCGGCATCGTTTTCTGCATGGCCATCGTGCTGATCTTTTCCTTCCTCGTCATGCGCGGTCTCAGCCATGCTTTCCGCGAGCGGAACGATTTCAACCGCTTTGCCGTCGCCGGTCTTGTGCTGCAACTTGGCATCCAGTCGATGATCAATATCGGTGTGAACCTCGAACTGCTTCCGGCCAAGGGCATGACCCTGCCGCTGATTTCCTATGGCGGCTCCTCGATGGTGGCGATCTGCGTGACGGCCGGATTCATCCTGGCTTTGACGCGCCACCGGCCGGAAAAGCGCGCCGTGGAGCGCAGCCTGTTTCGATCCGGTGTCGGAATGCCGGCGGAGTAAGTCATGAGCAAAGGTATCGTTCTTCTTGCCGCCGGGGGCACCGGCGGCCATCTCTTTCCCGCCGAAGCGCTGGCGCATGAGTTGAAAGCGTCCGGCTACGCCGTGCATCTGGTGACGGACAGCCGCGCCGAGCGCTTTGCCGGCAGGTTTCCGGCCGACGAAATCCACATCGTACCTTCGGCGACGATCGGCTCGAAGAACCCGGTCAAACTGGCGCGATCGGTCTGGAAGCTCTGGACCGGCTTGCGCGCATCGCGGCGGCTGATCGCGCGCCTGAAACCGAAGGCGGTGATCGGCTTCGGGGGCTATCCGACGGTACCGCCGCTGCTCGCAGCGACCGGCATGGGCGTGCCGTCTATGATCCACGAGCAGAATGCGGTGATG from Sinorhizobium garamanticum harbors:
- the ftsW gene encoding putative lipid II flippase FtsW, giving the protein MVSRAERGPVADWFWTIDRFFLATFILLMGVGFMLSFAASPPVAERLGLDSFHFVKRHALFLLPSLAVMVGISFLSPRQVRRTAIILLGISLGMMVLVLFVGQEVKGSLRWISIAGISIQPSEFMKPAFVVVCAWLFSEHARQPEIPGNLFAILLFGIVGALLVAQPDLGQTILTTAVWGGMFFMAGMPWLWIIVLAGAAVGGFFVAYTMLPHVAGRIDRFLTGEGDTFQVDTAREAIIRGDWLGRGPGEGVVKRIIPDSHTDFVFSVAAEEFGIVFCMAIVLIFSFLVMRGLSHAFRERNDFNRFAVAGLVLQLGIQSMINIGVNLELLPAKGMTLPLISYGGSSMVAICVTAGFILALTRHRPEKRAVERSLFRSGVGMPAE